From Oncorhynchus mykiss isolate Arlee chromosome 6, USDA_OmykA_1.1, whole genome shotgun sequence, the proteins below share one genomic window:
- the LOC110526068 gene encoding bromodomain-containing protein 3 isoform X1, which produces MSAVPAAVPTLVNPPPPEFFNPDKPGRKTNQLQYMQNVVVKTLWKHQFAWPFYTPVDTIKLCLADYHKVIKSPMDMGTIKKRLENNYYWSASECMQDFNTMFTNCYIYNKPTDDIVLMAQALEKIFLQKVAQMPQEEVELLPPAPKVKAAHKPGGPISAGSQAEAKPTDSPPSTYPSSPPPVCQTPVIAATPVPTIISVIPVQAVSPAASMMAVVPTAQPVIKKKGVKRKADTTTPTTSAISASRSDSPTQLLESQQGKVSSRRESMVRPVKPPKKGTEDGEVPLLGGKKGKPGEQLKHCDFILKEMLSKKHAAYAWPFYKPVDAEALELHDYHEIIKHPMDLSTVKKKIDSQDYQDAQSFATDVRLMFSNCYKYNPPDHEVVAMARKLQDVFEMRFAKMPDEPVDATQPSTTPVVSKSTESSESSGNTSSSESSDSEEERATRLAELQEQVGSEQQITVEHPNGNRAGKKNGCAKRFQLKAVHEQLAVLSQAPVSKPKKREKREKEKKKEKDKDKGKADDKKKPKSAPQVKPANQKKAPARKPNSMVVATRQPKKGSKVVVANNESEEEPSLPMSYDEKRQLSLDINRLPGEKLGRVVHIIQSREPSLRDSNPDEIEIDFETLKPSTLRELERYVKSCLQKKQRKLLQKAGSAPAGGASRLSGSSSSSDSGSSSSSGSSSESSDSD; this is translated from the exons ATGTCGGCTGTTCCTGCTGCCGTCCCGACGCTTGTTAATCCACCGCCACCAGAGTTCTTCAACCCCGACAAGCCTGGCAGGAAAACTAACCAACTACAGTACATGCAGAATGTTGTGGTGAAGACTCTATGGAAACATCAGTTTGCGTGGCCCTTTTATACGCCTGTGGATACCATCAAATTATGTCTTGCT GACTATCATAAAGTTATCAAGAGCCCaatggacatgggaacaataaagAAGAGGCTAGAGAATAACTACTATTGGAGCGCCAGCGAGTGCATGCAGGACTTCAACACAATGTTTACCAACTGTTACATCTACAACAAG CCTACAGATGACATTGTGCTGATGGCCCAAGCTCTGGAGAAAATCTTCTTACAGAAAGTGGCTCAAATGCCTCAGGAGGAGGTGGAGCTGCTACCACCGGCCCCCAAAGTTAAAGCTGCCCACAAACCAGGAGGGCCTATTAGTGCAG GCAGCCAAGCAGAGGCTAAGCCAACAGATTCACCCCCATCCACTTATCCCAGCTCCCCTCCACCTGTGTGTCAGACTCCTGTCATAGCAGCCACGCCAGTGCCAACCATCATCTCTGTTATCCCTGTCCAAGCTGTGTCTCCCGCTGCCTCCATGATGGCTGTGGTTCCCACAGCACAACCAGTCATCAAA AAAAAGGGGGTGAAGCGGAAAGCAGACACAACAACTCCCACAACCTCAGCAATCTCGGCCAGTAGAAGTGACTCCCCTACCCAGCTCCTGGAATCCCAACAGGGGAAAGTCTCATCCAGGCGGGAGAGCATGGTGCGACCCGTCAAGCCCCCCAAGAAGGGCACCGAGGACGGAGAGGTGCCACTGCTCGGTGGCAAGAAAGGCAAGCCCGGCGAGCAGCTCAAGCACTGCGACTTCATCCTGAAGGAGATGCTCTCCAAGAAGCACGCAGCCTACGCTTGGCCTTTCTATAAGCCTGTAGATGCGGAGGCGCTAGAACTGCATGACTACCATGAGATCATCAAGCACCCCATGGACCTCAGCACTGTCAAA AAAAAAATTGACAGTCAAGATTACCAAGATGCCCAAAGCTTTGCGACGGACGTCCGGTTAATGTTCTCAAATTGCTACAAGTACAACCCCCCCGACCACGAGGTTGTAGCCATGGCCAGGAAGCTACAG GATGTGTTTGAGATGCGATTTGCCAAGATGCCAGACGAGCCCGTTGACGCCACCCAGCCCTCCACCACGCCGGTGGTAAGCAAGAGTACAGAGAGCAGTGAGAGCAGCGGCAACACCTCCAGCTCGGAGAGCTCGGACTCAGAGGAGGAGCGGGCCACGCGGCTCGCCGAACTGCAGGAACAGGTGGGTTCGGAACAG CAAATCACTGTGGAGCACCCCAATGGTAACAGGGCGGGGAAAAAAAACGGGTGTGCCAAACGTTTTCAG CTGAAGGCCGTTCACGAACAGCTGGCTGTTCTGTCACAGGCCCCCGTAAGTAAACCAAAGAAAAGGGAGAAAAgggaaaaagagaagaagaaagagaaagacaaggaCAAGGGGAAGGCTGATGACAAGAAGAAACCCAAGTCAGCACCCCAAGTCAAGCCAGCAAATCAGAAAAAGGCTCCAGCCCGGAAACCAaacagcatggtggtggctaccAG GCAACCGAAGAAAGGGTCCAAGGTGGTGGTGGCGAACAACGAGTCAGAAGAGGAGCCATCCCTTCCCATGTCGTACGACGAGAAGCGCCAGCTCAGCCTTGACATCAACCGTCTTCCGGGTGAGAAGTTGGGCAGGGTGGTCCACATCATCCAGTCCCGGGAGCCATCGTTGCGTGACTCCAATCCAGACGAGATAGAGATAGACTTTGAGACACTCAAACCCTCAACCCTTCGTGAGCTCGAACGATACGTCAAGTCCTGTTTGCAGAAAAAGCAGCGGAAACTTTTAC
- the LOC110526068 gene encoding bromodomain-containing protein 3 isoform X3 has protein sequence MSAVPAAVPTLVNPPPPEFFNPDKPGRKTNQLQYMQNVVVKTLWKHQFAWPFYTPVDTIKLCLADYHKVIKSPMDMGTIKKRLENNYYWSASECMQDFNTMFTNCYIYNKPTDDIVLMAQALEKIFLQKVAQMPQEEVELLPPAPKVKAAHKPGGPISAGSQAEAKPTDSPPSTYPSSPPPVCQTPVIAATPVPTIISVIPVQAVSPAASMMAVVPTAQPVIKKKGVKRKADTTTPTTSAISASRSDSPTQLLESQQGKVSSRRESMVRPVKPPKKGTEDGEVPLLGGKKGKPGEQLKHCDFILKEMLSKKHAAYAWPFYKPVDAEALELHDYHEIIKHPMDLSTVKKKIDSQDYQDAQSFATDVRLMFSNCYKYNPPDHEVVAMARKLQDVFEMRFAKMPDEPVDATQPSTTPVVSKSTESSESSGNTSSSESSDSEEERATRLAELQEQVGSEQLKAVHEQLAVLSQAPVSKPKKREKREKEKKKEKDKDKGKADDKKKPKSAPQVKPANQKKAPARKPNSMVVATRQPKKGSKVVVANNESEEEPSLPMSYDEKRQLSLDINRLPGEKLGRVVHIIQSREPSLRDSNPDEIEIDFETLKPSTLRELERYVKSCLQKKQRKLLQKAGSAPAGGASRLSGSSSSSDSGSSSSSGSSSESSDSD, from the exons ATGTCGGCTGTTCCTGCTGCCGTCCCGACGCTTGTTAATCCACCGCCACCAGAGTTCTTCAACCCCGACAAGCCTGGCAGGAAAACTAACCAACTACAGTACATGCAGAATGTTGTGGTGAAGACTCTATGGAAACATCAGTTTGCGTGGCCCTTTTATACGCCTGTGGATACCATCAAATTATGTCTTGCT GACTATCATAAAGTTATCAAGAGCCCaatggacatgggaacaataaagAAGAGGCTAGAGAATAACTACTATTGGAGCGCCAGCGAGTGCATGCAGGACTTCAACACAATGTTTACCAACTGTTACATCTACAACAAG CCTACAGATGACATTGTGCTGATGGCCCAAGCTCTGGAGAAAATCTTCTTACAGAAAGTGGCTCAAATGCCTCAGGAGGAGGTGGAGCTGCTACCACCGGCCCCCAAAGTTAAAGCTGCCCACAAACCAGGAGGGCCTATTAGTGCAG GCAGCCAAGCAGAGGCTAAGCCAACAGATTCACCCCCATCCACTTATCCCAGCTCCCCTCCACCTGTGTGTCAGACTCCTGTCATAGCAGCCACGCCAGTGCCAACCATCATCTCTGTTATCCCTGTCCAAGCTGTGTCTCCCGCTGCCTCCATGATGGCTGTGGTTCCCACAGCACAACCAGTCATCAAA AAAAAGGGGGTGAAGCGGAAAGCAGACACAACAACTCCCACAACCTCAGCAATCTCGGCCAGTAGAAGTGACTCCCCTACCCAGCTCCTGGAATCCCAACAGGGGAAAGTCTCATCCAGGCGGGAGAGCATGGTGCGACCCGTCAAGCCCCCCAAGAAGGGCACCGAGGACGGAGAGGTGCCACTGCTCGGTGGCAAGAAAGGCAAGCCCGGCGAGCAGCTCAAGCACTGCGACTTCATCCTGAAGGAGATGCTCTCCAAGAAGCACGCAGCCTACGCTTGGCCTTTCTATAAGCCTGTAGATGCGGAGGCGCTAGAACTGCATGACTACCATGAGATCATCAAGCACCCCATGGACCTCAGCACTGTCAAA AAAAAAATTGACAGTCAAGATTACCAAGATGCCCAAAGCTTTGCGACGGACGTCCGGTTAATGTTCTCAAATTGCTACAAGTACAACCCCCCCGACCACGAGGTTGTAGCCATGGCCAGGAAGCTACAG GATGTGTTTGAGATGCGATTTGCCAAGATGCCAGACGAGCCCGTTGACGCCACCCAGCCCTCCACCACGCCGGTGGTAAGCAAGAGTACAGAGAGCAGTGAGAGCAGCGGCAACACCTCCAGCTCGGAGAGCTCGGACTCAGAGGAGGAGCGGGCCACGCGGCTCGCCGAACTGCAGGAACAGGTGGGTTCGGAACAG CTGAAGGCCGTTCACGAACAGCTGGCTGTTCTGTCACAGGCCCCCGTAAGTAAACCAAAGAAAAGGGAGAAAAgggaaaaagagaagaagaaagagaaagacaaggaCAAGGGGAAGGCTGATGACAAGAAGAAACCCAAGTCAGCACCCCAAGTCAAGCCAGCAAATCAGAAAAAGGCTCCAGCCCGGAAACCAaacagcatggtggtggctaccAG GCAACCGAAGAAAGGGTCCAAGGTGGTGGTGGCGAACAACGAGTCAGAAGAGGAGCCATCCCTTCCCATGTCGTACGACGAGAAGCGCCAGCTCAGCCTTGACATCAACCGTCTTCCGGGTGAGAAGTTGGGCAGGGTGGTCCACATCATCCAGTCCCGGGAGCCATCGTTGCGTGACTCCAATCCAGACGAGATAGAGATAGACTTTGAGACACTCAAACCCTCAACCCTTCGTGAGCTCGAACGATACGTCAAGTCCTGTTTGCAGAAAAAGCAGCGGAAACTTTTAC
- the LOC110526068 gene encoding bromodomain-containing protein 3 isoform X4, with protein sequence MSAVPAAVPTLVNPPPPEFFNPDKPGRKTNQLQYMQNVVVKTLWKHQFAWPFYTPVDTIKLCLADYHKVIKSPMDMGTIKKRLENNYYWSASECMQDFNTMFTNCYIYNKPTDDIVLMAQALEKIFLQKVAQMPQEEVELLPPAPKVKAAHKPGGPISAGSQAEAKPTDSPPSTYPSSPPPVCQTPVIAATPVPTIISVIPVQAVSPAASMMAVVPTAQPVIKKKGVKRKADTTTPTTSAISASRSDSPTQLLESQQGKVSSRRESMVRPVKPPKKGTEDGEVPLLGGKKGKPGEQLKHCDFILKEMLSKKHAAYAWPFYKPVDAEALELHDYHEIIKHPMDLSTVKKKIDSQDYQDAQSFATDVRLMFSNCYKYNPPDHEVVAMARKLQDVFEMRFAKMPDEPVDATQPSTTPVVSKSTESSESSGNTSSSESSDSEEERATRLAELQEQLKAVHEQLAVLSQAPVSKPKKREKREKEKKKEKDKDKGKADDKKKPKSAPQVKPANQKKAPARKPNSMVVATRQPKKGSKVVVANNESEEEPSLPMSYDEKRQLSLDINRLPGEKLGRVVHIIQSREPSLRDSNPDEIEIDFETLKPSTLRELERYVKSCLQKKQRKLLQKAGSAPAGGASRLSGSSSSSDSGSSSSSGSSSESSDSD encoded by the exons ATGTCGGCTGTTCCTGCTGCCGTCCCGACGCTTGTTAATCCACCGCCACCAGAGTTCTTCAACCCCGACAAGCCTGGCAGGAAAACTAACCAACTACAGTACATGCAGAATGTTGTGGTGAAGACTCTATGGAAACATCAGTTTGCGTGGCCCTTTTATACGCCTGTGGATACCATCAAATTATGTCTTGCT GACTATCATAAAGTTATCAAGAGCCCaatggacatgggaacaataaagAAGAGGCTAGAGAATAACTACTATTGGAGCGCCAGCGAGTGCATGCAGGACTTCAACACAATGTTTACCAACTGTTACATCTACAACAAG CCTACAGATGACATTGTGCTGATGGCCCAAGCTCTGGAGAAAATCTTCTTACAGAAAGTGGCTCAAATGCCTCAGGAGGAGGTGGAGCTGCTACCACCGGCCCCCAAAGTTAAAGCTGCCCACAAACCAGGAGGGCCTATTAGTGCAG GCAGCCAAGCAGAGGCTAAGCCAACAGATTCACCCCCATCCACTTATCCCAGCTCCCCTCCACCTGTGTGTCAGACTCCTGTCATAGCAGCCACGCCAGTGCCAACCATCATCTCTGTTATCCCTGTCCAAGCTGTGTCTCCCGCTGCCTCCATGATGGCTGTGGTTCCCACAGCACAACCAGTCATCAAA AAAAAGGGGGTGAAGCGGAAAGCAGACACAACAACTCCCACAACCTCAGCAATCTCGGCCAGTAGAAGTGACTCCCCTACCCAGCTCCTGGAATCCCAACAGGGGAAAGTCTCATCCAGGCGGGAGAGCATGGTGCGACCCGTCAAGCCCCCCAAGAAGGGCACCGAGGACGGAGAGGTGCCACTGCTCGGTGGCAAGAAAGGCAAGCCCGGCGAGCAGCTCAAGCACTGCGACTTCATCCTGAAGGAGATGCTCTCCAAGAAGCACGCAGCCTACGCTTGGCCTTTCTATAAGCCTGTAGATGCGGAGGCGCTAGAACTGCATGACTACCATGAGATCATCAAGCACCCCATGGACCTCAGCACTGTCAAA AAAAAAATTGACAGTCAAGATTACCAAGATGCCCAAAGCTTTGCGACGGACGTCCGGTTAATGTTCTCAAATTGCTACAAGTACAACCCCCCCGACCACGAGGTTGTAGCCATGGCCAGGAAGCTACAG GATGTGTTTGAGATGCGATTTGCCAAGATGCCAGACGAGCCCGTTGACGCCACCCAGCCCTCCACCACGCCGGTGGTAAGCAAGAGTACAGAGAGCAGTGAGAGCAGCGGCAACACCTCCAGCTCGGAGAGCTCGGACTCAGAGGAGGAGCGGGCCACGCGGCTCGCCGAACTGCAGGAACAG CTGAAGGCCGTTCACGAACAGCTGGCTGTTCTGTCACAGGCCCCCGTAAGTAAACCAAAGAAAAGGGAGAAAAgggaaaaagagaagaagaaagagaaagacaaggaCAAGGGGAAGGCTGATGACAAGAAGAAACCCAAGTCAGCACCCCAAGTCAAGCCAGCAAATCAGAAAAAGGCTCCAGCCCGGAAACCAaacagcatggtggtggctaccAG GCAACCGAAGAAAGGGTCCAAGGTGGTGGTGGCGAACAACGAGTCAGAAGAGGAGCCATCCCTTCCCATGTCGTACGACGAGAAGCGCCAGCTCAGCCTTGACATCAACCGTCTTCCGGGTGAGAAGTTGGGCAGGGTGGTCCACATCATCCAGTCCCGGGAGCCATCGTTGCGTGACTCCAATCCAGACGAGATAGAGATAGACTTTGAGACACTCAAACCCTCAACCCTTCGTGAGCTCGAACGATACGTCAAGTCCTGTTTGCAGAAAAAGCAGCGGAAACTTTTAC
- the LOC110526068 gene encoding bromodomain-containing protein 3 isoform X2 — protein MSAVPAAVPTLVNPPPPEFFNPDKPGRKTNQLQYMQNVVVKTLWKHQFAWPFYTPVDTIKLCLADYHKVIKSPMDMGTIKKRLENNYYWSASECMQDFNTMFTNCYIYNKPTDDIVLMAQALEKIFLQKVAQMPQEEVELLPPAPKVKAAHKPGGPISAGSQAEAKPTDSPPSTYPSSPPPVCQTPVIAATPVPTIISVIPVQAVSPAASMMAVVPTAQPVIKKKGVKRKADTTTPTTSAISASRSDSPTQLLESQQGKVSSRRESMVRPVKPPKKGTEDGEVPLLGGKKGKPGEQLKHCDFILKEMLSKKHAAYAWPFYKPVDAEALELHDYHEIIKHPMDLSTVKKKIDSQDYQDAQSFATDVRLMFSNCYKYNPPDHEVVAMARKLQDVFEMRFAKMPDEPVDATQPSTTPVVSKSTESSESSGNTSSSESSDSEEERATRLAELQEQQITVEHPNGNRAGKKNGCAKRFQLKAVHEQLAVLSQAPVSKPKKREKREKEKKKEKDKDKGKADDKKKPKSAPQVKPANQKKAPARKPNSMVVATRQPKKGSKVVVANNESEEEPSLPMSYDEKRQLSLDINRLPGEKLGRVVHIIQSREPSLRDSNPDEIEIDFETLKPSTLRELERYVKSCLQKKQRKLLQKAGSAPAGGASRLSGSSSSSDSGSSSSSGSSSESSDSD, from the exons ATGTCGGCTGTTCCTGCTGCCGTCCCGACGCTTGTTAATCCACCGCCACCAGAGTTCTTCAACCCCGACAAGCCTGGCAGGAAAACTAACCAACTACAGTACATGCAGAATGTTGTGGTGAAGACTCTATGGAAACATCAGTTTGCGTGGCCCTTTTATACGCCTGTGGATACCATCAAATTATGTCTTGCT GACTATCATAAAGTTATCAAGAGCCCaatggacatgggaacaataaagAAGAGGCTAGAGAATAACTACTATTGGAGCGCCAGCGAGTGCATGCAGGACTTCAACACAATGTTTACCAACTGTTACATCTACAACAAG CCTACAGATGACATTGTGCTGATGGCCCAAGCTCTGGAGAAAATCTTCTTACAGAAAGTGGCTCAAATGCCTCAGGAGGAGGTGGAGCTGCTACCACCGGCCCCCAAAGTTAAAGCTGCCCACAAACCAGGAGGGCCTATTAGTGCAG GCAGCCAAGCAGAGGCTAAGCCAACAGATTCACCCCCATCCACTTATCCCAGCTCCCCTCCACCTGTGTGTCAGACTCCTGTCATAGCAGCCACGCCAGTGCCAACCATCATCTCTGTTATCCCTGTCCAAGCTGTGTCTCCCGCTGCCTCCATGATGGCTGTGGTTCCCACAGCACAACCAGTCATCAAA AAAAAGGGGGTGAAGCGGAAAGCAGACACAACAACTCCCACAACCTCAGCAATCTCGGCCAGTAGAAGTGACTCCCCTACCCAGCTCCTGGAATCCCAACAGGGGAAAGTCTCATCCAGGCGGGAGAGCATGGTGCGACCCGTCAAGCCCCCCAAGAAGGGCACCGAGGACGGAGAGGTGCCACTGCTCGGTGGCAAGAAAGGCAAGCCCGGCGAGCAGCTCAAGCACTGCGACTTCATCCTGAAGGAGATGCTCTCCAAGAAGCACGCAGCCTACGCTTGGCCTTTCTATAAGCCTGTAGATGCGGAGGCGCTAGAACTGCATGACTACCATGAGATCATCAAGCACCCCATGGACCTCAGCACTGTCAAA AAAAAAATTGACAGTCAAGATTACCAAGATGCCCAAAGCTTTGCGACGGACGTCCGGTTAATGTTCTCAAATTGCTACAAGTACAACCCCCCCGACCACGAGGTTGTAGCCATGGCCAGGAAGCTACAG GATGTGTTTGAGATGCGATTTGCCAAGATGCCAGACGAGCCCGTTGACGCCACCCAGCCCTCCACCACGCCGGTGGTAAGCAAGAGTACAGAGAGCAGTGAGAGCAGCGGCAACACCTCCAGCTCGGAGAGCTCGGACTCAGAGGAGGAGCGGGCCACGCGGCTCGCCGAACTGCAGGAACAG CAAATCACTGTGGAGCACCCCAATGGTAACAGGGCGGGGAAAAAAAACGGGTGTGCCAAACGTTTTCAG CTGAAGGCCGTTCACGAACAGCTGGCTGTTCTGTCACAGGCCCCCGTAAGTAAACCAAAGAAAAGGGAGAAAAgggaaaaagagaagaagaaagagaaagacaaggaCAAGGGGAAGGCTGATGACAAGAAGAAACCCAAGTCAGCACCCCAAGTCAAGCCAGCAAATCAGAAAAAGGCTCCAGCCCGGAAACCAaacagcatggtggtggctaccAG GCAACCGAAGAAAGGGTCCAAGGTGGTGGTGGCGAACAACGAGTCAGAAGAGGAGCCATCCCTTCCCATGTCGTACGACGAGAAGCGCCAGCTCAGCCTTGACATCAACCGTCTTCCGGGTGAGAAGTTGGGCAGGGTGGTCCACATCATCCAGTCCCGGGAGCCATCGTTGCGTGACTCCAATCCAGACGAGATAGAGATAGACTTTGAGACACTCAAACCCTCAACCCTTCGTGAGCTCGAACGATACGTCAAGTCCTGTTTGCAGAAAAAGCAGCGGAAACTTTTAC